The Takifugu rubripes chromosome 3, fTakRub1.2, whole genome shotgun sequence genome contains a region encoding:
- the LOC105419100 gene encoding cytosolic sulfotransferase 3-like isoform X2 — MGLKLTSGTTVSSYSTETKAEEQKMSADPAKEVPVRAELFDFHGVPMIHYLTSNWEKVQSFQARPDDILVATYPKAGTTWVSYILDLLYFGQTSPERQTSIPIYERVPYLESSFPNLDSGTELLEKLPTSPRIIKTHFPVQFVPKSFWEQNCKIIYVARNAKDNMVSYFHMDRMTLTFPDPGDWNTYFQRFMQGQLLYGSWYDHVNGWWKKKQSYTNIHYMFYEDMIEDTGREINKLCKFLGLSPSEQINTQILGKVNFDSMKNNDMVNYSTDTDMDFTISRFMRKDM, encoded by the exons ATGGGCCTGAAGCTCACATCCGGAACAACAGTTTCAAGTTATTCAACAGAGACTaaagcagaagaacagaaaATGTCTGCAGATCCTGCTAAG gaggTGCCCGTTCGAGCAGAACTCTTTGACTTCCATGGAGTGCCGATGATCCACTACTTGACATCTAACTGGGAGAAGGTTCAAAGCTTTCAGGCCAGACCAGACGATATCCTCGTTGCCACGTACCCTAAAGCAG GAACAACATGGGTTTCCTACATCCTTGACCTGCTGTACTTTGGCCAGACTTCCCCAGAGCGTCAAACATCTATTCCCATTTATGAGAGAGTTCCCTATTTGGAGAGCTCCTTTCCCAACCTGGATTCAG GAactgagctgctggagaagcttcCAACCTCCCCACGAATAATTAAAACTCATTTTCCAGTTCAATTTGTGCCAAAATCCTTTTGGGAGCAGAACTGTAAG ATCATTTATGTGGCTCGTAACGCCAAAGACAACATGGTGTCATATTTTCACATGGATCGCATGACGTTGACATTTCCAGATCCTGGAGACTGGAACACATATTTCCAAAGATTCATGCAAGGACAGT TGCTGTATGGATCCTGGTATGACCATGTGAACGGCTGGtggaagaagaaacagagttACACAAACATCCACTACATGTTTTATGAGGATATGATCGAG gatacaggaagagaaatcAACAAACTCTGCAAGTTTCTTGGTTTatctccttcagagcagataaacacacagaTTTTAGGCAAGGTTAACTTTGATAGCATGAAAAACAACGACATGGTCAACTATTCTACTGACACAGACATGGATTTCACAATTTCACGCTTCATGAGAAAAG ACATGTGA
- the LOC105416196 gene encoding cytosolic sulfotransferase 3-like, with amino-acid sequence MSADPDKSQHDPDKKEVPVRAELFDFHGVPLIHYLTSNWEKVQSFQARPDDILVATYPKAGTTWVSYILDLLYFGQTSPERQTSIPIYERVPFLEIAFPSMGSGIELLEKLPTSPRIIKTHFPFS; translated from the exons TCCCAACATGACCCCGACAAAAAGGAGGTGCCCGTTCGAGCAGAACTCTTTGACTTCCACGGAGTGCCTTTGATCCACTACTTGACATCTAACTGGGAGAAGGTTCAAAGCTTTCAGGCAAGACCAGACGATATCCTCGTTGCCACGTACCCTAAAGCAG GAACAACATGGGTTTCCTACATCCTCGACCTGCTGTACTTTGGCCAGACTTCCCCAGAGCGTCAAACATCTATTCCCATTTATGAGAGAGTTCCCTTCTTGGAGATTGCCTTCCCATCTATGGGATCAG GAattgagctgctggagaagcttcCAACCTCCCCACGAATTATTAAAactcattttccattttcataa
- the LOC105419100 gene encoding cytosolic sulfotransferase 3-like isoform X1: MGLKLTSGTTVSSYSTETKAEEQKMSADPAKEVPVRAELFDFHGVPMIHYLTSNWEKVQSFQARPDDILVATYPKAGTTWVSYILDLLYFGQTSPERQTSIPIYERVPYLESSFPNLDSGTELLEKLPTSPRIIKTHFPVQFVPKSFWEQNCKIIYVARNAKDNMVSYFHMDRMTLTFPDPGDWNTYFQRFMQGQLLYGSWYDHVNGWWKKKQSYTNIHYMFYEDMIEDTGREINKLCKFLGLSPSEQINTQILGKVNFDSMKNNDMVNYSTDTDMDFTISRFMRKGKVGDWKNDFTVAQNEEFDEDFKKKINPALIFCTNI; the protein is encoded by the exons ATGGGCCTGAAGCTCACATCCGGAACAACAGTTTCAAGTTATTCAACAGAGACTaaagcagaagaacagaaaATGTCTGCAGATCCTGCTAAG gaggTGCCCGTTCGAGCAGAACTCTTTGACTTCCATGGAGTGCCGATGATCCACTACTTGACATCTAACTGGGAGAAGGTTCAAAGCTTTCAGGCCAGACCAGACGATATCCTCGTTGCCACGTACCCTAAAGCAG GAACAACATGGGTTTCCTACATCCTTGACCTGCTGTACTTTGGCCAGACTTCCCCAGAGCGTCAAACATCTATTCCCATTTATGAGAGAGTTCCCTATTTGGAGAGCTCCTTTCCCAACCTGGATTCAG GAactgagctgctggagaagcttcCAACCTCCCCACGAATAATTAAAACTCATTTTCCAGTTCAATTTGTGCCAAAATCCTTTTGGGAGCAGAACTGTAAG ATCATTTATGTGGCTCGTAACGCCAAAGACAACATGGTGTCATATTTTCACATGGATCGCATGACGTTGACATTTCCAGATCCTGGAGACTGGAACACATATTTCCAAAGATTCATGCAAGGACAGT TGCTGTATGGATCCTGGTATGACCATGTGAACGGCTGGtggaagaagaaacagagttACACAAACATCCACTACATGTTTTATGAGGATATGATCGAG gatacaggaagagaaatcAACAAACTCTGCAAGTTTCTTGGTTTatctccttcagagcagataaacacacagaTTTTAGGCAAGGTTAACTTTGATAGCATGAAAAACAACGACATGGTCAACTATTCTACTGACACAGACATGGATTTCACAATTTCACGCTTCATGAGAAAAG GGAAGGTTGGGGACTGGAAGAACGATTTCACCGTGGCTCAGAATGAAGAGTTtgatgaagacttcaagaagaagaTCAACCCTGCTCTTATCTTCTGCACCAACATCTGA
- the LOC101064076 gene encoding cytosolic sulfotransferase 3-like → MSADPDKSQHDPDKKEVPVRAELFDFHGVPMIHYLTSNWEKVESFQARPDDILVATYPKAGTTWVSYILDLLYFGQTSPERQTTIPIYERVPFLEIAFPSMGSGIELLEKLPTSPRIIKTHFPVQFVPKSFWEQNCKIIYVARNAKDNMVSYFHMDRMTLTQPDPGDWNTYFQRFMQGQMLYGSWYDHVNGWWKKKQSYTNIHYMFYEDMIEDTGREINKLCNFLGLSPSEQLKTQISGKVNFNSMKNNNMVNYSTFGVMDFNVSRFMRKGKVGDWKNHFTVAQNEEFDEDYKKKIDPALNFRTGF, encoded by the exons aTGTCTGCAGATCCTGATAAG TCCCAACATGACCCCGACAAAAAGGAGGTGCCTGTTCGAGCAGAACTCTTTGACTTCCATGGAGTGCCTATGATCCACTACTTGACATCCAACTGGGAGAAGGTTGAAAGCTTTCAGGCAAGACCAGACGATATCCTCGTTGCCACGTACCCTAAAGCAG GAACAACATGGGTTTCCTACATCCTCGACCTGTTGTACTTTGGCCAGACTTCCCCAGAGCGTCAAACAACCATTCCCATTTATGAGAGAGTTCCCTTCTTGGAGATTGCCTTCCCATCTATGGGATCAG GAattgagctgctggagaagcttcCAACCTCCCCACGAATTATTAAAACTCATTTTCCAGTTCAGTTTGTGCCAAAATCATTTTGGGAGCAGAACTGTAAG ATCATTTATGTGGCTCGTAACGCCAAAGACAACATGGTGTCATATTTTCACATGGATCGCATGACGTTGACGCAGCCAGATCCTGGAGACTGGAACACCTATTTCCAAAGATTCATGCAAGGACAGA TGCTGTATGGATCCTGGTATGACCATGTGAACGGCTGGtggaagaagaaacagagttACACAAACATCCACTACATGTTTTATGAAGATATGATCGAG gatacaggaagagaaatcAACAAACTCTGCAACTTTCTTGGTTtatctccttcagagcagctgaaGACACAGATTTCAGGCAAGGTTAACTTTAATagcatgaaaaacaacaacatggtCAACTATTCCACCTTTGGCGTGATGGATTTCAACGTTTCTCGTTTCATGAGAAAAG GGAAGGTTGGGGACTGGAAGAACCATTTCACTGTGGCTCAGAATGAAGAGTTTGATGAAGACTACAAGAAGAAGATCGACCCCGCTCTCAACTTTCGTACTGGTTTTTGA